A single Deltaproteobacteria bacterium DNA region contains:
- a CDS encoding MoxR family ATPase: MEVLARARREMEKVIIGQRDAVEKALIVVFTGQHALVEGVPGVAKTLLVRTLARILSGEFSRVQFTPDLMPADIVGTNVFNMQRNEFLLAKGPIFTTFLLADEINRAPAKTQSALLQAMQERAVTIDRETYDLSADFTVFATQNPIEYEGTYPLPEAQKDRFMFKITMNCPEREEEMTLARRTLGKDSPEATLASGAVRPVISAGDIACLRECLEAIVIREELVGYIVDLVRETRRNENVLVGAGPRATQALLLASRAHAAMDGRNFVTPDDIKALAGPVLEHRLILRPELEVEGLGVPEVVGKILMEVAVPR, encoded by the coding sequence ATGGAGGTCCTGGCGCGCGCGCGCCGGGAAATGGAGAAGGTCATCATCGGCCAACGGGACGCGGTGGAGAAGGCGTTGATCGTCGTCTTCACGGGGCAGCACGCCCTCGTCGAGGGAGTTCCGGGCGTCGCCAAGACCCTGCTCGTCCGCACCCTTGCCCGCATCCTGAGCGGCGAGTTCTCCCGTGTGCAGTTCACACCGGACCTGATGCCCGCCGACATAGTCGGCACCAATGTCTTCAACATGCAGAGGAACGAGTTCCTGCTCGCGAAGGGGCCGATCTTCACCACGTTCCTGCTGGCGGACGAGATAAACCGCGCCCCCGCAAAGACACAGTCAGCCCTGCTCCAGGCGATGCAGGAACGCGCCGTGACCATCGACCGCGAAACATACGATCTGTCGGCCGACTTCACGGTTTTCGCCACCCAGAATCCAATCGAGTACGAAGGGACATACCCGCTTCCGGAAGCGCAGAAGGACCGGTTCATGTTCAAGATCACGATGAACTGCCCCGAGCGGGAAGAGGAAATGACCCTGGCGCGCCGCACGCTGGGGAAAGATTCGCCCGAGGCGACACTCGCCTCCGGCGCCGTCCGTCCCGTCATTTCCGCAGGGGACATCGCCTGCCTGCGGGAATGCCTCGAGGCGATCGTCATCCGGGAAGAACTGGTCGGCTACATCGTCGATCTTGTCCGGGAAACCCGGCGCAACGAGAACGTGCTGGTGGGAGCCGGTCCGCGCGCCACACAGGCGCTCCTTCTGGCATCCAGGGCGCACGCGGCGATGGACGGGCGCAATTTCGTCACCCCGGACGACATCAAGGCGCTTGCCGGGCCGGTGTTGGAGCACCGCCTTATCCTTCGGCCGGAACTCGAGGTGGAAGGCCTCGGAGTCCCCGAGGTCGTCGGAAAAATCCTCATGGAGGTCGCCGTCCCCCGATGA